From the Megalopta genalis isolate 19385.01 chromosome 13, iyMegGena1_principal, whole genome shotgun sequence genome, one window contains:
- the LOC143260499 gene encoding uncharacterized protein LOC143260499 isoform X2: MSKFSKSWRKRRETEHRVRVQREVEVLRETPMLQRATILFPVLRGGPLRWSNIGMLGATALIIENSTWTLMTGIEEIIRAFLFQFRSRRGLFGALVK; encoded by the exons ATGAGTAAATTCTCAAAGAGCTGGCGGAAGCGCAGGGAAACAGAGCACCGAGTCCGT GTGCAGAGGGAAGTTGAAGTTCTCCGGGAAACCCCTATGTTACAGCGCGCGACGATACTGTTTCCTGTGTTACGTGGCGGACCTTTGCGATGGTCAAACATTGGCATGTTGGGTGCAACAGCGTTAATAATCGAAAA CTCAACTTGGACGCTGATGACGGGCATTGAAGAGATCATTCGCGCGTTTCTTTTCCAGTTTCGGTCGCGTAGAGGATTATTTGGAGCTCTGGTTAAATAG
- the LOC143260499 gene encoding uncharacterized protein LOC143260499 isoform X1 has protein sequence MSKFSKSWRKRRETEHRVRVQREVEVLRETPMLQRATILFPVLRGGPLRWSNIGMLGATALIIENEINWRGLLRTRFSSSSGGQGSKHTCVHARLGRAPACYANSIA, from the exons ATGAGTAAATTCTCAAAGAGCTGGCGGAAGCGCAGGGAAACAGAGCACCGAGTCCGT GTGCAGAGGGAAGTTGAAGTTCTCCGGGAAACCCCTATGTTACAGCGCGCGACGATACTGTTTCCTGTGTTACGTGGCGGACCTTTGCGATGGTCAAACATTGGCATGTTGGGTGCAACAGCGTTAATAATCGAAAA CGAAATAAACTGGAGAGGGCTGCTAAGGACAAGGTTCTCCTCCTCTTCTGGAGGACAAGGGTCGAAACACACTTGCGTACATGCCAGACTCGGTCGTGCTCCAGCATGTTATGCCAACAGTATAGCGTGA